The DNA window AATTGCGCCTGTTGATCCCAAAACGCGCCTGGTAGATCCAAATGCCCAGTTTGATTCCAACGCGCCTGTCGATGCCCAAATGGCGCCTGTTGATCCCAACGCGAGCGCTGTAGATCCAAGTGCTGCCAGTTGATCCCAGACGCCCTGTAGATCCGCGAGGTACGCACCTGTTTGATTCCCACGCGCTCTGTTGATCCCAATGCGCGCTGTTGATCCCAACGCGACCTGTAGATCCAAATGCTCCAGTTGATCCCAACGCGCCTGTAGATCCCAACGCACCTGTTGATCCCAACGCACCAGTTGATCCCAACGCGCCTGTCGATCCCAATGCGCCTGTTGATCCCAATGCTCCAGTTGATCCCAACGCGCCTGTCGATCCCAATGCGCCTGTTGATCCCAACACACCTGTAGATCCGAATGCTCCAGGTTGATCCCAACGCACATGTAGATCCCATATGCGCCTGTTGATCCCAACTGCACCTGTAAATCCAAATGCTCCAGTTGATTCCAACCGCGCCTTTGTAGATCCCAACGCACCTGTTGATCCCAACGCACCAGTTGATCCCAACGCGCCTGTTGATCCCAATGCGCCTGTTGATCCCAACGCACCTGTAGATCCAAATGCTCCAGTTGATCCCAACGCGCCTGTAGATCCCAACGCACCAGTTGATCCCAACGCGCCTGTCGATCCCAATGCGCCTGTTGATTCCAATGCGCCTGTTGATCCCAACGCACCTGTAGATCCAAATGCTCCAGTTGATCCCAACGCACCTGTTGATCCCAACGCACCAGTTGATCCCAACGCGCCTGTCGATCCCAATGCGCCTGTTGACCCCAACGCACCTGTAGATCCAAATGCTCCAGTTGATCCCAACGCGCCTGTAGATCCCAACGCACCAGTTGATCCCAACGCGCCTGTCGATCCCAATGCGCCTGTTGATCCAAATGCTCCAGTTGATCCCAACGCGCCTGTAGATCCCAACGCACCTGTTGATCCCAACGCACCAGTTGGATCCCACCGCGCCTGTTGATCCCAATGCGCCTGTTGATCCCAACGCCCCTGTAGATCCAAATGCTCCAGTTGATCCCAACGCGCCTGTCGATCCCAATGCGCCTGTTGATCCCAACGCACCTGTAGATCCAAATGCTCCAGTTGATCCCAACGCGCCTGTAGATCCCAACGCACCTGTTGATCCCAACGCACCAGTTGATCCCAACGCGCCTGTTGATCCCAATGCGCCTGTTGATCCCAACGCACCTGTAGATCCAAATGCTCCAGTTGATCCCAACGCGCCTGTAGATCCCAACGCACCTGTTGATCCCAACGCACCAGTTGATCCCAACGCGCCTGTTGATCCCAATGCGCCTGTTGATCCCAACGCACCTGTAGATCCAAGTGCTCCAGTTGATCCCAACGCGCCTGTAGATCCCAACGCACCAGTTGATCCCAACGCGCCTGTCGATCCCAATGCGCCTGTTGATCCCAGCGCGCCTGTAGATCCGAATGCTCCAAATGGCAATGGTAATGAAGGCCAGAGCTCTGGCAATGGAGGTCACAACTCTGGCAATGGAAACCAGAGCTCTGGCAATGGAAGTCAAAACTCCGGCAATGGAAACCAGAGCTCCGGCAATGGATCCCACAATTCTGGGCATGGAGGTCAAAACTCGGGCAATGGAAGCCATAACTCTGGCAATGGAAGTCAAAACTCAGGCAATGGAAGCCAAAATTCTGGAAATGGAAACCAGAACTCCGGAAATGGCAACCAGAACTCTGGCAATGAAGGTCAAAACTCTGGCAATGGATCACAAAATTCTGGCAGTGGAGGTCACAACTCTGGCAATGGAAACCAGAACTCCGGCAATGGATCCCAAAATTCTGGTAATGGAGGTCAAAACTCCGGCAATGGAAGCCATAACTCTGGCAACGGCAACCAGAACGGAAACAGTTCCAACAATCAGCATGGCCACGTCGCACCAACACATCGTCCCTTCTGGCCAAATTGGCAAAACTGGCTGAACAGCTGGCGTCCCACTGCGCGACCTGCTGTGCCAAGCGTtgctcccactcccactccaaGCCAGCCAGagattaacaacaataagtcaGAAGCCGCCGAGTCTGTAGAGCAGCCAACGGGTGAAGTTGTGTCCAATGAGAATGCTTCGGTTGAGCAAAGCAATAAGG is part of the Drosophila busckii strain San Diego stock center, stock number 13000-0081.31 chromosome X, ASM1175060v1, whole genome shotgun sequence genome and encodes:
- the LOC108605076 gene encoding sporozoite surface protein 2, which gives rise to MRLLIPTAPVNPNAPVDSNRAFVDPNAPVDPNAPVDPNAPVDPNAPVDPNAPVDPNAPVDPNAPVDPNAPVDPNAPVDPNAPVDSNAPVDPNAPVDPNAPVDPNAPVDPNAPVDPNAPVDPNAPVDPNAPVDPNAPVDPNAPVDPNAPVDPNAPIPTHLLIPTHQLDPTAPVDPNAPVDPNAPVDPNAPVDPNAPVDPNAPVDPNAPVDPNAPVDPNAPVDPNAPVDPNAPVDPNAPVDPNAPVDPNAPVDPNAPVDPNAPVDPNAPVDPNAPVDPNAPVDPNAPVDPNAPVDPSAPVDPNAPVDPNAPVDPNAPVDPNAPVDPSAPVDPNAPNGNGNEGQSSGNGGHNSGNGNQSSGNGSQNSGNGNQSSGNGSHNSGHGGQNSGNGSHNSGNGSQNSGNGSQNSGNGNQNSGNGNQNSGNEGQNSGNGSQNSGSGGHNSGNGNQNSGNGSQNSGNGGQNSGNGSHNSGNGNQNGNSSNNQHGHVAPTHRPFWPNWQNWLNSWRPTARPAVPSVAPTPTPSQPEINNNKSEAAESVEQPTGEVVSNENASVEQSNKDEANKPKSSEDQSKEQKPKKPESVESNSGEEKKDSSKPREEEKDSEQQNESSKSKESKDSTEEKESEPKADDKDDELSAKERKLYVKKVLKKLKDESDCDEEDIYPDVRDCKKYYRCEVKKSGKHKFVHLRCESKERFDFRLHKCVPKDEAQCLRK